From one Lolium rigidum isolate FL_2022 chromosome 4, APGP_CSIRO_Lrig_0.1, whole genome shotgun sequence genomic stretch:
- the LOC124708158 gene encoding soluble inorganic pyrophosphatase 4-like, which produces MAPAIEAVDKVKVASAPVKAPVLNEKTLSSMTRRPGSAHSWHDLEIGPDAPTIFNCVIEIPRGSKVKYELDKKTGLIMVDRVLYSSVVYPHNYGFIPRTLCDDSDPMDVLVIMQEPVVPGCFLRAKAIGLMPMIDQGEADDKIIAVCADDPEYKHFNDIKELPPHRLAEIRRFFEDYKKNENKEVAVNDFLPATAAYEAIQHSMDLYATYVVEGLRR; this is translated from the exons ATGGCTCCTGCTATTGAAGCAGTGGACAAGGTTAAGGTGGCGAGCGCACCTGTTAAGGCTCCTGTTCTCAATGAAAAAACGCTGTCATCCATGACCAGGAGACCTGGTTCAGCGCATTCTTGGCATGATCTTGAGATAG GGCCTGATGCACCAACTATATTCAACTGC GTCATTGAGATACCTAGGGGCAGCAAGGTTAAATATGAACTTGACAAGAAAACTGGGCTGATAATG GTGGACCGTGTGCTTTATTCGTCAGTTGTGTACCCTCATAACTATGGTTTCATTCCCCGCACATTGTGCGATGACAGTGATCCGATGGATGTGCTAGTTATAATGCAG GAGCCAGTTGTGCCAGGCTGTTTCCTCCGTGCAAAGGCCATCGGCCTCATGCCTATGATTGACCAG GGAGAAGCAGATGATAAGATCATTGCAGTGTGTGCTGATGACCCTGAATACAAGCACTTCAATGATATCAAGGAGCTCCCACCTCATCGCTTGGCTGAGATCCGACGCTTTTTTGAGGACT ACAAGAAGAATGAGAACAAGGAGGTCGCTGTGAACGACTTTCTGCCCGCCACCGCTGCTTACGAAGCCATTCAGCATTCCAT GGATCTGTACGCTACTTACGTTGTGGAGGGCCTGCGGAGGTAG